In Syntrophorhabdaceae bacterium, the following are encoded in one genomic region:
- a CDS encoding MmgE/PrpD family protein, translated as MDAAYLFAQNFRKVAYENLPPEIVEITKKEVLDTLAVAVAGTGQPGPRELLELVREWGGKKEASVVGCKQRVPAPNAAQVNATLVHTRDYDDVHEMAVMHPGVVTVPVALAMAELKGGLSGKELIAAIALGVDMICRLGLATRPGVSPIKTGWHFTTLYGYPTAALTAGKVLGLDEEQMVNAFGIAYHQCAGNGQCVTDGALTKRMGPGFSARGGVTAALLAQKGVTGAKNSLEGENGLYRVYHHGEYDRGILTRDLGSYFEGINLSIKPYPCCRGIHPSIDAALALKSKYSIDPKKVKEITIATGEANYTLLCTPFDAKVKPRNPVDAQFSIPWGIATVIAKGQVAMKDYTPEEIKNPIILELTGKLKAEIDHSLDNARGIEPARVKVVMDNGDTFVEQVQLALGTPSRPMSFDDCVKKFEDIVSFAGKWMKKDRMNKAIDLTAKLEKVENVTELMALFT; from the coding sequence ATGGATGCAGCGTATTTGTTCGCGCAGAATTTTAGAAAGGTTGCCTACGAAAATCTGCCGCCGGAGATTGTGGAGATCACCAAGAAGGAAGTGCTTGATACTCTGGCCGTGGCCGTGGCAGGCACCGGGCAGCCGGGGCCGCGAGAGCTTCTTGAATTGGTACGGGAATGGGGTGGAAAGAAAGAGGCCTCCGTTGTCGGTTGCAAACAGAGGGTACCCGCGCCGAACGCTGCACAGGTTAATGCCACCCTGGTGCACACGAGGGACTATGACGATGTTCATGAAATGGCCGTCATGCATCCCGGAGTCGTGACCGTGCCCGTCGCCCTGGCAATGGCCGAATTGAAAGGCGGTCTTAGCGGCAAAGAACTGATCGCCGCCATTGCTTTAGGCGTGGATATGATTTGCAGGCTGGGCCTCGCTACGCGGCCCGGTGTAAGCCCTATAAAGACGGGCTGGCATTTTACCACACTGTACGGTTATCCCACTGCGGCTCTCACTGCGGGGAAAGTCCTTGGACTTGACGAAGAGCAGATGGTCAATGCCTTCGGCATAGCCTATCATCAGTGTGCAGGAAACGGACAGTGCGTGACCGACGGGGCGCTGACCAAAAGGATGGGTCCGGGATTCTCCGCAAGGGGAGGCGTGACCGCTGCGCTGCTTGCTCAAAAGGGTGTGACCGGCGCTAAAAACTCTCTCGAGGGGGAGAACGGTCTGTACAGGGTATATCACCACGGCGAATACGACCGAGGCATACTGACCCGTGATCTGGGGTCCTATTTCGAAGGCATTAACCTCTCCATAAAACCCTATCCGTGCTGCAGAGGAATACACCCGTCGATAGACGCGGCACTCGCCCTCAAATCGAAATACAGTATTGACCCCAAGAAAGTCAAAGAAATAACGATCGCAACGGGAGAGGCGAATTATACCCTTCTCTGCACGCCCTTCGATGCGAAAGTGAAACCGAGAAATCCGGTCGATGCCCAGTTCAGTATCCCCTGGGGTATTGCCACTGTGATTGCCAAGGGGCAGGTGGCCATGAAGGACTACACGCCTGAAGAGATTAAGAACCCCATCATCCTGGAGCTCACCGGTAAGTTGAAGGCTGAAATAGATCACAGCCTGGACAACGCCAGGGGCATTGAACCTGCCCGCGTGAAGGTTGTGATGGACAACGGCGATACCTTTGTCGAACAGGTCCAGCTCGCCCTCGGAACGCCGAGCAGACCCATGTCTTTCGACGATTGTGTGAAAAAATTTGAAGACATTGTTTCCTTCGCAGGAAAATGGATGAAGAAGGACCGTATGAACAAGGCAATTGATCTCACTGCGAAGCTTGAGAAGGTGGAAAACGTGACTGAGCTCATGGCTCTTTTCACGTGA
- the glmS gene encoding methylaspartate mutase subunit S has protein sequence MKQPTIITGTVGMDAHVIGTKILSRAFREAGFNVIELGIMTPADEFVQVAVETNADAILMSSLYGMAELDVRGFKEKCVEAGLSHVLLYIGGILGVGKHDFKDDEVKFKNMGFDRVYPPEADLKAAIADLKDDLKARGKA, from the coding sequence ATGAAACAACCGACGATCATTACCGGAACGGTAGGCATGGACGCCCACGTGATTGGAACGAAAATATTATCCCGCGCCTTCAGAGAGGCCGGCTTTAATGTGATCGAACTGGGCATCATGACGCCCGCTGACGAGTTTGTGCAGGTAGCGGTAGAGACGAATGCTGATGCCATCCTCATGAGTTCGCTCTACGGGATGGCCGAGCTCGACGTCAGAGGCTTCAAGGAAAAATGCGTTGAGGCCGGTTTAAGCCACGTACTGCTCTATATCGGCGGCATTCTGGGCGTGGGTAAGCACGATTTCAAGGATGACGAGGTGAAATTCAAAAACATGGGATTCGACAGGGTTTATCCCCCTGAAGCGGATCTTAAGGCCGCTATAGCCGATCTTAAGGATGACCTCAAAGCGCGAGGCAAGGCATAA
- a CDS encoding enoyl-CoA hydratase/isomerase family protein yields the protein MGYETILYDKEGQVAYITLNRPNKLNSVSPDLVIDWTKAITEAEEDDDVKVIVFRGAGRCFSAGAPLDKVGFVYGMQEPKPGEKPPKVPQRVKLKFDRNLFYDFHRRILYCKKLTIAQLHEYCLGVAFTLVMHCDLLIASEDCKMGHVEERLGLGGMTISPIMVLRCGLTRAMDLCLTGKMITGKQAAEYNLINRAVPKETLEQEVRDLANGLALYPKDGIAFGKVTREMMYTTMGVDRGLMDHYVMHSFQTNRVYDPGEFNFFKQRKDKGVRDAAHDKHDYFKALDK from the coding sequence ATGGGATATGAAACAATCTTATACGACAAGGAAGGACAGGTTGCATACATAACGCTAAACAGACCGAATAAACTCAATTCTGTCTCTCCCGATCTGGTTATCGATTGGACCAAAGCCATCACCGAGGCCGAAGAAGATGACGACGTAAAGGTGATCGTTTTCAGAGGAGCCGGCAGATGTTTTAGCGCAGGCGCTCCGCTCGACAAGGTGGGCTTCGTGTATGGCATGCAAGAGCCCAAGCCCGGAGAAAAGCCGCCCAAGGTGCCGCAGCGGGTAAAGTTGAAATTCGACAGAAACCTCTTCTACGATTTTCACCGTCGGATCCTGTATTGCAAGAAGCTTACCATAGCCCAGTTGCACGAATACTGCCTCGGAGTGGCTTTTACTCTCGTCATGCACTGCGACCTGCTCATCGCGAGTGAGGATTGCAAGATGGGCCATGTGGAGGAAAGACTGGGCCTCGGAGGGATGACCATCTCCCCGATTATGGTGCTCCGCTGTGGGCTCACAAGGGCCATGGACCTTTGTCTCACTGGCAAAATGATCACGGGGAAGCAAGCGGCAGAGTACAATCTCATCAACCGGGCGGTGCCCAAAGAGACACTCGAGCAGGAGGTCCGCGATCTTGCCAATGGTCTTGCCCTCTACCCCAAAGACGGAATCGCATTCGGCAAAGTAACGAGAGAGATGATGTACACGACGATGGGTGTGGACAGGGGTCTCATGGACCATTACGTGATGCACAGCTTCCAGACAAACAGGGTCTACGACCCCGGAGAATTCAACTTCTTCAAGCAGAGGAAAGATAAGGGTGTAAGAGACGCGGCACACGACAAGCACGACTACTTCAAGGCGCTTGATAAATAG
- a CDS encoding CoA-transferase, giving the protein MRQGVADKRRSASGPQSNRSAKVMELAYAVKQYVHPGMSVHLASGIGGPCAAICEIIRQFNGKEPAFTVIESTVTGHALNLVHCGLVKRLICAACIDISASARPSRIIQKALEEKKIELENWSLCSLQQRLMAGAFGFPFMPTRSVGGSGIALDNKEAFKEIRDPFGSDVTAGVVKALNPDISIIHGCVGDEDGNIILSAPYGEDLWGPLASTGGVLATVERIVPAEFIRRYAALVKIPGYLVKSVSLAPLGAHPFSLTNPGIEEFEPYDKDTAFLNDLHDASADKEMLDRWVADWVAGYLDHKAYLEKLGEQRIRSLKEGARKKTGELKPPAGSVSGAEPVPDFTPEEMMLIAVAREIRKSTEAQGHKTILAGAGVGASAAWLAYYQLTADGYEIELITGNGLIGYSPLPGESVLSSESGVRSAKILTDTVMTQGVFVGGRNNRCMSVLGAGQIDRFGNINSTKTSSGKFLVGSGGANDAMNAQEVLVVLNQSKERFVERLVYVTGRGSAVTTVVSTMGVFKNKGPDKGLKLEAVFPGAFAASLKEKIEVIEKNCGWALDETAHVQEIEPPSRDELKLLRWLLAASHE; this is encoded by the coding sequence GTGAGACAAGGGGTAGCCGACAAGAGACGGAGCGCGTCAGGGCCGCAATCGAATAGATCGGCCAAGGTGATGGAGCTTGCCTACGCGGTGAAGCAATATGTGCACCCGGGCATGTCCGTCCATCTCGCTTCCGGTATCGGCGGCCCTTGTGCAGCCATCTGCGAAATTATCAGACAATTCAACGGAAAGGAACCGGCCTTTACCGTAATCGAGAGCACCGTTACGGGACACGCCCTTAATCTTGTCCACTGTGGACTCGTGAAAAGGCTCATCTGTGCTGCTTGTATTGATATCTCGGCTTCGGCAAGGCCGAGCAGAATTATTCAAAAGGCCCTTGAAGAGAAGAAAATCGAACTGGAGAACTGGTCTCTGTGCTCCCTCCAGCAGAGGCTTATGGCCGGTGCTTTTGGCTTCCCCTTTATGCCCACGAGGTCGGTGGGCGGAAGCGGCATCGCTCTCGATAATAAAGAGGCGTTCAAGGAAATTAGAGACCCCTTCGGTTCGGATGTTACTGCAGGAGTCGTAAAGGCACTCAACCCGGACATCTCCATCATCCACGGGTGCGTGGGGGACGAAGACGGGAACATTATTCTGTCGGCGCCCTATGGCGAGGACCTCTGGGGCCCTCTCGCAAGCACAGGAGGCGTGCTGGCAACGGTTGAGAGGATCGTTCCTGCCGAGTTCATCAGGCGATATGCCGCGCTCGTCAAGATTCCCGGCTATCTGGTGAAATCCGTATCGCTCGCCCCGCTTGGGGCTCACCCCTTTTCGCTGACAAATCCCGGTATAGAAGAATTTGAGCCCTACGACAAGGATACGGCGTTCTTAAATGATCTCCATGATGCCTCGGCCGATAAGGAGATGCTTGACCGTTGGGTTGCAGATTGGGTCGCCGGATATCTGGATCACAAGGCCTATCTCGAGAAACTCGGGGAGCAAAGAATTAGATCGCTCAAAGAGGGTGCGAGGAAGAAAACCGGGGAGCTTAAGCCGCCGGCTGGCTCCGTATCCGGCGCCGAACCGGTACCCGATTTTACCCCAGAGGAGATGATGCTCATTGCGGTCGCAAGAGAGATCAGGAAATCTACCGAGGCTCAGGGTCACAAGACGATTCTCGCTGGGGCCGGAGTCGGCGCGTCAGCCGCATGGCTCGCTTACTATCAGTTGACCGCGGACGGGTACGAGATAGAGTTGATCACGGGCAACGGACTTATCGGATATTCGCCGCTCCCCGGCGAATCGGTCCTCTCCAGCGAGTCAGGGGTACGCAGCGCCAAAATACTGACCGATACCGTAATGACGCAGGGCGTGTTTGTAGGCGGTAGAAATAACAGGTGCATGAGTGTACTCGGGGCAGGCCAGATAGACAGATTCGGGAATATTAACTCCACAAAGACCTCCTCGGGAAAGTTTCTCGTGGGTTCCGGCGGCGCGAACGATGCCATGAACGCTCAGGAAGTACTGGTGGTTCTCAACCAATCGAAGGAGAGGTTTGTGGAGAGGCTCGTTTATGTGACGGGACGGGGTAGCGCTGTCACCACCGTGGTATCGACCATGGGTGTATTCAAGAACAAGGGGCCGGACAAGGGACTTAAGCTCGAGGCAGTCTTTCCCGGCGCCTTCGCGGCGAGCCTTAAGGAAAAGATAGAGGTGATTGAGAAGAATTGCGGATGGGCACTTGATGAGACTGCCCATGTCCAAGAGATTGAACCGCCTTCCCGGGATGAACTTAAGCTATTACGCTGGCTCCTTGCCGCCTCTCACGAATAG
- a CDS encoding CoA transferase, producing MENAAENSGLLSGCRALDLTNENGFLCGKILSDLGVDVVKVEPPGGDPARRIGPFWHDIPDLEKSLYWFAYNSNKRGITLNLETADGRDIFKSLVKKSDFVIESFRPGSMENMGLGYDVLTSLNEGIILTSITPFGQSGPYRDYEGPDLVVMGMSGELYLTGDADRPPVNISIPQACLHAGADAGVGSMIAYYHKHRTGKGQHVDVSMQQSTAWFLAMAIPYYEMAGVMMSRVGTFRSGSASGTVQRQVWPCKDGYVFFFMLGGAQGAKTCRALVKWMNDLGLSNEFLNAYEWEQFDMASATQDLIDRISAPIEEFFRTRTKKEVLEAAMARNISVCPLFSMQDEANDPHLAYRGYWKEITHPELDVSITYPKQFVRSSEKEIATRFRAPLIGEHNREIYEELGFSPIKLAALKQAGVI from the coding sequence ATGGAAAACGCAGCAGAAAATAGCGGTCTACTCAGCGGGTGCCGGGCCCTGGATCTTACCAATGAGAACGGGTTTCTCTGCGGGAAGATCCTTTCTGACCTGGGCGTTGATGTCGTCAAAGTGGAGCCGCCTGGGGGCGATCCGGCAAGAAGGATCGGGCCTTTCTGGCACGATATACCGGATCTGGAGAAGAGTCTCTACTGGTTCGCCTATAACTCCAATAAGCGGGGTATCACGCTGAATTTAGAAACGGCGGACGGAAGGGATATCTTTAAATCGCTGGTGAAAAAATCAGACTTCGTCATAGAGTCATTTCGACCCGGCTCTATGGAAAATATGGGGCTCGGCTATGACGTGCTCACGAGCCTCAACGAGGGCATTATCCTTACCTCCATTACTCCCTTCGGGCAGTCAGGGCCGTACAGGGACTACGAAGGGCCCGACCTCGTGGTCATGGGCATGTCCGGCGAACTCTATCTTACGGGCGATGCGGACAGACCCCCGGTCAATATCAGTATCCCTCAGGCCTGCCTTCATGCCGGTGCCGATGCCGGCGTGGGCAGCATGATAGCCTATTACCACAAACATCGTACCGGCAAGGGACAACATGTTGACGTATCCATGCAGCAGAGCACGGCCTGGTTTCTCGCCATGGCCATTCCATACTATGAAATGGCCGGGGTGATGATGAGCAGGGTTGGAACGTTCAGGAGCGGAAGCGCGAGTGGAACGGTTCAGAGACAGGTGTGGCCGTGCAAAGACGGTTACGTATTCTTCTTCATGCTCGGTGGCGCCCAGGGTGCAAAGACGTGCCGTGCACTCGTCAAATGGATGAACGATCTGGGATTGAGTAACGAGTTCCTGAATGCCTACGAGTGGGAGCAGTTCGATATGGCCTCGGCCACGCAGGACCTTATAGACCGTATCTCGGCGCCCATCGAAGAATTCTTCCGGACGAGGACCAAGAAAGAGGTGCTTGAGGCCGCCATGGCGCGCAACATCTCCGTCTGTCCCCTTTTCAGTATGCAGGACGAGGCAAACGATCCTCATCTCGCCTATCGAGGATACTGGAAAGAGATTACGCACCCGGAGCTAGACGTCTCCATCACCTATCCTAAGCAATTCGTACGCTCCTCCGAGAAAGAAATAGCCACGAGGTTCAGGGCGCCGCTTATCGGCGAGCACAATCGGGAAATCTACGAGGAACTGGGATTTTCCCCAATCAAGCTTGCGGCCTTGAAGCAGGCGGGGGTGATCTGA
- a CDS encoding CoA transferase, whose amino-acid sequence MEKGEKQVNQVFSGLKIVAFSWAMVGPLTLKFFADYGATVIRIETSKRPCVTRISSPFKDGKAGLNRSGYFNHFSANMMSVSLNMGHPRGIELAKELVAKSDVVMENFTPGVMDRWGLGYEELKKVKPDIIMVRQNGFGTEGPYRNLAAFGMILSATAGIPNFIGWPDRGPLPVGVGAYTDCISPRLASAALVAALIYRDKTGKGQLLDLAQYETALYFVLPGIMDYMVNGREPERNGNSSPSATPHNVYQCKGDDRWCTIAVFSDAQWGALCRTMGKPEYAADPRFDTLVNRKANEQEVDSIIGAWTRDHSAEDVMALLQNARVPAGIVENTADLYADPQLRHRRLLWPLNHSEIGTFSHLGSSFEMSKTPAEAKSASPLLGEHNEYVLTKILGKTDEEFVDLLTSGVLE is encoded by the coding sequence ATGGAGAAAGGTGAGAAACAGGTGAATCAAGTATTCTCAGGTCTCAAAATAGTGGCTTTCAGCTGGGCCATGGTGGGTCCGCTCACGCTTAAGTTTTTTGCCGATTATGGCGCTACAGTCATCAGGATCGAGACGAGCAAGCGTCCCTGTGTCACGCGTATATCTTCTCCATTCAAAGACGGCAAGGCCGGCCTCAATAGAAGCGGCTATTTTAACCACTTCAGCGCCAACATGATGAGCGTTTCCTTGAATATGGGGCATCCCCGGGGTATTGAGTTGGCCAAAGAACTTGTGGCCAAATCCGATGTGGTGATGGAGAATTTCACGCCCGGGGTCATGGACAGATGGGGTCTCGGGTACGAAGAGTTGAAGAAGGTGAAGCCGGACATTATCATGGTGCGCCAGAATGGTTTTGGAACGGAAGGTCCCTACCGGAACCTGGCCGCGTTCGGGATGATCCTCTCTGCCACCGCAGGCATACCCAATTTTATCGGCTGGCCTGACCGTGGGCCGTTGCCGGTCGGAGTCGGTGCGTATACGGATTGCATAAGCCCCCGTCTTGCGTCTGCGGCGCTTGTCGCGGCGCTCATCTATCGGGATAAAACGGGCAAAGGACAGCTCCTCGATCTTGCCCAGTATGAAACTGCGCTCTATTTTGTGCTGCCGGGCATTATGGACTACATGGTGAACGGAAGAGAACCCGAGCGAAACGGGAATAGCTCGCCGTCAGCGACCCCGCATAATGTGTATCAGTGCAAGGGCGATGACCGGTGGTGTACCATCGCTGTGTTCAGCGATGCTCAATGGGGCGCGCTCTGCCGTACGATGGGCAAACCGGAGTATGCCGCCGACCCGCGATTTGATACGCTCGTAAACCGTAAGGCCAACGAGCAGGAGGTAGACAGCATTATAGGGGCCTGGACGAGGGATCATAGCGCTGAAGACGTAATGGCTCTCTTGCAGAACGCACGCGTGCCCGCGGGGATCGTGGAGAATACCGCCGATCTTTATGCGGACCCCCAGCTACGCCACCGCAGGCTCTTGTGGCCACTCAATCACAGCGAAATAGGAACGTTCAGCCACCTGGGATCAAGTTTCGAGATGTCGAAGACGCCGGCCGAGGCCAAGTCGGCGAGCCCGCTTTTGGGTGAGCACAACGAGTATGTCCTGACCAAGATATTAGGAAAGACCGATGAAGAATTCGTGGACCTTCTTACGTCGGGCGTTCTGGAATAA
- the glmL gene encoding methylaspartate mutase accessory protein GlmL: MGDIRVLIDIGSTFTKAVAVDLAQETVICTARTPTTAKNDVTIGVRETLKRIEVSTGPLTPDCEIVACSSAAGGLRMVAIGLMPELSSEAAKRAALGAGAKIVGHFCHHITRKELEQIEHISPDIILLAGGTDGGNDTAIVHNASMLSQSKVKAPVVVAGNKCAYDTIEDLLKDASKTAVFVENVMPEIGKLEVEACREAIRAIFMENIIKAKGLDTARELIGDIIMPTPAAVLRAATLLADGVDGEDGIGELIVIDVGGATTDVYSIARGNPSSSMVLLRGLPEPYAKRTVEGDLGVRHNIDVLRELCVRKGIVIDEHIFSAFHAEPSRIPASEQEFALDQALSRAAVETSFERHTGKVEVMYGPHGEMAVQTGKDLTTVNKVIGTGGPLVCSLNPRELLDSVVGGPAKSNMLKPKAADFFIDKDYVMFAMGLLARSEPKKALRILKKTLSPV; encoded by the coding sequence ATGGGAGATATACGGGTTCTCATCGATATAGGGAGCACCTTCACCAAGGCGGTGGCGGTCGATCTCGCACAGGAGACCGTCATATGCACGGCCAGAACCCCCACAACCGCCAAAAACGACGTGACGATCGGCGTAAGAGAAACGCTCAAGCGGATAGAGGTAAGCACCGGGCCGCTTACACCTGACTGCGAAATCGTAGCGTGCAGCAGCGCCGCAGGCGGGTTGCGCATGGTTGCAATAGGCCTTATGCCTGAACTCAGCTCCGAGGCGGCCAAAAGGGCGGCGCTCGGAGCAGGCGCAAAGATTGTCGGGCACTTCTGTCACCACATCACGAGAAAAGAGCTGGAACAGATCGAGCATATTTCACCCGATATTATTCTTCTGGCAGGCGGCACCGACGGGGGCAACGACACAGCTATCGTGCATAACGCGTCGATGCTCAGTCAGTCTAAAGTTAAGGCGCCGGTAGTTGTGGCCGGCAACAAGTGCGCGTACGATACGATTGAGGACCTGCTGAAAGACGCTTCAAAGACAGCCGTATTCGTGGAAAACGTGATGCCGGAGATAGGCAAACTCGAGGTTGAGGCGTGCCGTGAGGCTATCCGGGCAATCTTCATGGAGAACATCATAAAGGCTAAAGGACTCGACACGGCACGAGAGCTCATAGGCGATATCATCATGCCGACCCCCGCGGCGGTTCTCAGGGCTGCCACGCTTCTGGCCGACGGGGTTGACGGAGAGGATGGCATAGGAGAGCTCATCGTCATAGACGTTGGAGGCGCCACAACCGACGTATACTCCATAGCAAGGGGGAACCCGTCTTCGTCAATGGTGCTCTTACGGGGACTCCCCGAGCCATATGCAAAGAGAACGGTAGAGGGTGATCTCGGGGTGAGGCATAACATCGACGTGTTAAGAGAGCTCTGCGTTAGAAAAGGTATCGTTATCGACGAGCACATCTTCTCAGCCTTTCACGCGGAGCCAAGCCGGATACCCGCAAGCGAACAGGAGTTCGCCCTGGATCAGGCGCTCTCCCGCGCGGCGGTAGAAACTTCCTTTGAAAGACACACGGGAAAGGTGGAGGTCATGTACGGACCTCACGGAGAGATGGCCGTCCAGACGGGCAAGGACCTCACAACGGTTAATAAGGTGATCGGTACGGGTGGGCCTCTTGTCTGTTCATTAAACCCGCGGGAACTACTCGACTCCGTGGTGGGCGGACCCGCAAAGAGCAACATGCTCAAACCCAAGGCAGCCGATTTTTTCATCGACAAAGACTATGTGATGTTTGCCATGGGCTTACTTGCCCGATCAGAACCCAAAAAGGCACTGCGTATCCTCAAAAAAACACTTTCACCGGTTTAG
- a CDS encoding CoA transferase translates to MSGPLSGLLVIECAGYLSAPTAGYMLADLGAQVIKVEDREKGDPSRATDAIFGASMSMANGENLLFETANRSKKSITLDLKKEKGKKLLYDLIARADVFCTNFTQKTIAALKIDYNTLKKYNPKLVYGVATAYGLLGPEKDKRAFDSVAQARSSIMYAVGGEPDSPPAQIGGPVFDQMTGTLLAYAILAALVKKDRDGVGQQVEVSLLGSGIHLQAYNINAALLRGRQIPRPSRQAMKNPMSNHFQCADGEWLLLSEAQADRFWPKFCDVLDIKHLENDPRFATTAKRRENSKDLTPLIEDVFKKKTRDEWMKLFDEKGGGMAYSPVLRPTELANDRQALENGYIAQFEHPSLGPIKMVGNPVNFSETPAQVGGHAPQFGQHTEEVLLDLIGYSWEQIEELKNEEVI, encoded by the coding sequence ATGAGCGGTCCATTGAGCGGTTTATTAGTGATAGAATGCGCGGGTTACCTGAGCGCGCCCACTGCGGGCTATATGCTCGCCGACCTGGGCGCTCAAGTGATCAAAGTGGAGGACAGGGAAAAAGGCGATCCGTCACGGGCGACCGACGCGATTTTCGGGGCATCGATGTCCATGGCCAACGGCGAGAACCTTCTTTTTGAGACGGCAAACCGGTCCAAAAAGTCGATCACGCTCGACCTGAAAAAGGAAAAGGGCAAGAAGCTTCTCTACGACCTTATTGCCAGGGCGGACGTATTCTGCACGAACTTTACCCAGAAAACCATCGCAGCCCTAAAGATTGACTACAACACGTTGAAAAAATACAATCCGAAGCTCGTATACGGCGTTGCCACAGCATACGGACTTCTCGGTCCGGAAAAGGACAAACGTGCGTTCGACAGCGTGGCCCAGGCCCGGTCGAGTATCATGTACGCTGTGGGCGGTGAACCCGATTCTCCGCCGGCACAGATAGGGGGGCCCGTATTCGATCAGATGACGGGAACGCTCCTTGCTTACGCAATACTCGCTGCCCTCGTAAAAAAGGACAGGGATGGGGTCGGTCAACAGGTTGAAGTGTCACTCCTCGGGTCCGGTATTCACCTCCAGGCATACAACATCAATGCCGCCCTTCTCAGAGGTCGCCAAATTCCGAGACCTTCGAGGCAGGCTATGAAGAACCCCATGTCCAACCATTTTCAATGCGCCGACGGCGAATGGCTGCTTCTTTCAGAGGCACAGGCGGACAGGTTCTGGCCCAAGTTCTGCGACGTCCTGGATATAAAACATCTGGAAAATGATCCACGCTTTGCCACGACCGCTAAGAGGCGGGAGAACAGCAAGGATCTAACCCCCTTGATCGAGGATGTGTTCAAGAAGAAAACGAGGGATGAATGGATGAAACTCTTCGATGAGAAGGGTGGAGGCATGGCATATTCGCCGGTTCTTAGGCCGACTGAGCTTGCGAACGACAGACAGGCATTAGAGAACGGCTATATCGCTCAGTTCGAGCATCCTTCGCTGGGGCCCATCAAAATGGTGGGCAATCCGGTGAACTTCAGTGAGACGCCCGCTCAAGTGGGCGGTCATGCGCCTCAGTTCGGGCAACACACGGAAGAGGTCCTCCTCGACCTCATCGGATATTCTTGGGAACAGATTGAAGAACTGAAGAATGAGGAAGTAATATGA